A genomic region of Thermococcus sp. contains the following coding sequences:
- a CDS encoding ABC transporter permease subunit, with protein MRVQRRFLLKSIAMTTLAIVVMGVILFPVYYIFIVSLEPGSTLATTHIQLTPKHPSFNSYEQVLFGLSGSTINKNFTGTVEGTAMLKDGMLYIEHGVLRGVVKYGPFIGFTFSVPVSGISFKLSGGGVRQTATPQIFSGKVHGLVVLTSVSSNGTVGFGLIRNLMLTGGKVKSVTVSGPLAQRFILLRGTGTVVHFTTLGKFVNSTFFHYLVNSLILAGLAVLLTWLFAVPAAYAFSRMKFSGRGYVLYFYLMFTQVAGGLGIAGLIALYGIVVKIGLYNKLPVLSLIYAAGGVPFNTWLLKGYIDSISPDFDEAAIIDGASYLQIIRYVLLPLALPGIATVSIFAFIGGWTEFILANLLLEQSNQPLAVWIWSLLSGVNRGIQWSYFAAAALLFALPVFILFMLAQNYIRSGLTLGGLKE; from the coding sequence GGGGGTAATACTGTTTCCGGTGTACTATATATTCATAGTATCACTTGAGCCGGGCTCGACCCTCGCAACCACTCATATCCAGCTGACGCCTAAACACCCCAGTTTCAACTCGTACGAACAGGTTCTGTTTGGGCTGTCCGGTAGCACGATAAACAAGAATTTCACGGGGACAGTAGAGGGAACCGCCATGTTGAAAGACGGTATGCTCTACATTGAACACGGAGTCCTCAGGGGGGTGGTTAAATACGGGCCCTTCATCGGGTTCACGTTTTCAGTCCCCGTGTCGGGGATCTCTTTTAAACTCAGTGGCGGGGGCGTCCGACAAACCGCAACTCCCCAGATCTTCAGTGGAAAAGTACACGGGCTGGTGGTCTTAACAAGTGTTTCCAGTAACGGTACGGTCGGGTTTGGGCTGATCAGGAACCTCATGCTGACAGGGGGTAAGGTGAAGTCGGTAACGGTTTCCGGCCCGCTGGCACAGAGGTTTATCCTCCTGAGGGGGACCGGTACCGTCGTGCACTTTACCACACTGGGGAAGTTTGTCAACTCAACGTTCTTCCACTACCTAGTGAACAGCCTTATCCTGGCAGGACTGGCCGTACTGTTGACGTGGCTGTTCGCGGTACCGGCAGCGTATGCGTTCTCCAGGATGAAGTTCTCGGGAAGGGGATACGTCCTCTACTTCTACCTCATGTTTACCCAGGTCGCAGGGGGCCTCGGAATAGCGGGTCTTATAGCCCTGTACGGTATCGTCGTCAAGATAGGTCTTTACAACAAACTACCGGTTCTTTCACTTATATACGCCGCGGGAGGTGTCCCCTTCAACACATGGTTGCTTAAGGGTTACATAGACTCCATAAGCCCCGACTTCGATGAGGCTGCCATAATAGACGGCGCCAGTTACCTTCAGATAATACGCTATGTCCTCCTGCCCCTGGCACTTCCGGGTATAGCCACCGTCTCAATATTCGCGTTTATAGGCGGGTGGACCGAGTTCATCCTGGCTAACCTGTTGCTGGAACAGAGCAACCAACCCCTTGCGGTGTGGATATGGTCTCTACTGAGCGGGGTAAACAGGGGAATACAGTGGAGCTACTTTGCAGCGGCAGCCCTCCTCTTTGCATTGCCAGTGTTTATACTGTTCATGCTGGCACAGAACTACATAAGGAGCGGACTGACACTGGGGGGACTCAAGGAATGA